Proteins from one Caloenas nicobarica isolate bCalNic1 unplaced genomic scaffold, bCalNic1.hap1 Scaffold_249, whole genome shotgun sequence genomic window:
- the LOC136002735 gene encoding prenylated Rab acceptor protein 1-like yields MAAQPPPEQPLEPASDSDPWWGLGGRLPLLLPPGPARQWLQTRRLGVRPWGSFLDPQRFGAPRGLADVGQRLRRNGAHFQSNYLCVGLGIGLYGLISSPGLVAALGVFLGVWYRLRMRQKGALLMGYELPPPPAVAALVSLPLFWFFGAGAAVCWGLGASLLLIGAHAALRLPEPPPEGPPLQMEPV; encoded by the exons ATGGCGGCCCAACCCCCCCCGGAGCAGCCGCTGGAGCCCGCGAGTGACAGCGACCCCtggtgggggctggggggcag gctcccgctgctgctgccccccgGGCCGGCCCGGCAGTGGCTGCAGACGCGGCGCTTGGGGGTCCGGCCGTGGGGCTCGTTCCTGGACCCCCAGCGCTTTGGGGCCCCTCGGGGCTTGGCGGACGTGGGGCAGCGGCTGCGGCGCAATGGGGCCCATTTCCAGAGCAACTACctgtgtgtggggctggggatcGGCCTCTACGGGCT catctcctccccgGGTCTGGTCGCCGCTCTGGGCGTTTTCCTGGGGGTTTGGTACCGGCTGCGGATGCGCCAGAAGGGGGCGCTGCTGATGG GTTACGAGCTGCCCCCGCCTCCGGCCGTCGCCGCCCTCGTCTCTCTCCCCCTTTTCTGGTTCTTCGGCGCCGGAGCCGCTGTTTGCTGGGGGCTGG GGGCCTCCCTGCTGCTGATCGGGGCCCACGCGGCGCTGCGGCTGCCGGAGCCGCCCCCGGAGGGGCCCCCGCTGCAAATGGAGCCCGTGTGA